The Horticoccus luteus DNA window CGCCGGGAAACGTTCACGCTGTCGCTGGCGCTGCAGGCTTATCAATCGCAGAGCGGGGGCACGCAGTGGCCGTATCTGATGGCGGCGAGCGTGGTGACGACGCTGCCCATCATCGTGCTGTTTTTCTTCGCGCAACGTTTCTTCATCCAAGGGATCGCCACGACGGGTTCGAAGGGGTGAGGCGCACCAACGCCCGCCGGTGCGGTCCATGGCCGCATGAAAACTTCAGCGATTCGGCACCTCGGTGGCTGGGCGGCGGGGGGACTGGCGGCGGGTCTGCTTTGGGTGGGAGCGGGCTGTGCCTCGCAACCTGAACGGGGCTACCGGACGGAAGCGGTGGTGCGCGAGCCGGTGATCGGCGCACAAGTGGTCGAAGTGCGGCAGGCGCCCCCGCCTCCGCTTCGCGAGCGACGTCCGCAACGCCCGGGCCGGGAGTTTGTGTGGGTGCCGGGTTACTGGTTGTGGCGAGGCAATGCCTACGTGTGGGTCGCGGGCCAGTGGCAGCGGCCGCCGCATCGGCGCGCGCACTGGGTGGAGCCGCGGTGGGAACATCGCGGCAACAGCTACCTTTACATCGAAGGTCGCTGGAATTAACGCGACTCCGAGGGGCATGTTCCTCTCGGGGCTCTCCGGGAGCGGCGGGCGGCGGCCGTCAAAACTCCGCGGTGCCCGGGGTGCGCGCGAAGGGGATGACGTCGCGGATGTTGCCGACGCCGGTGACGAACATGAGCATGCGTTCGAACCCGAGGCCGAAGCCCGCGTGCGGCACCGTGCCGTAGCGGCGAAGGTCGAGATACCACGCGTAGGATTTTTCGTCGAGGTGATGCAGCGCCATGCCCGCGCGAAGTTTTTCCAAGCGCTCTTCGCGCTGACTGCCGCCGATGATTTCGCCGATGCCGGGCACGAGCAGATCCATCGCCGCGACGGTTTCGCGGCCGGGTGCGCAATCGTCGTTGGCGCGCATGTAGAACGCTTTGATCGCGCGCGGATAATTATAGACCGTGACCGGGCACTTGAAGTGTTCCTCGGTGAGAAAGCGCTCGTGTTCCGCCTGCAGGTTCGCGCCCCACGCCACGGGGTGTTCCCACGTGCGGCCGCTCTTTTCCAGCAACTCGACCGCTTCAGTGTAGCTGCAGCGGACGAAGGGTTTTTCTAGCACGAAGTCGAGGCGCGGGAGCAGCTCCTTGTCGACGAATTTGCCGAAGAACTCGAGGTCGGCGGCGCAGTGTTCGCGCACGTCGCGGATGAGATATTTCACGAATTCCTCGGCGAGGGTCATATCGCCGTCGAGATCGCAGAACGCCACCTCCGGTTCGATCATCCAGAATTCGGCGGCGTGGCGCGAGGTGTTGGAGTTCTCCGCACGAAACGTCGGGCCAAACGTGTAAACGTTGCTCAGCGCGCACGCAAAAATCTCCGCCTCCAGTTGGCCTGACACGGTGAGAAACGTCTTCTTGCCGAAGAAATCCTGCGTCGCATCGACGCGACCATCGGCGTCCTTCGGCGGTGCTTCGAGGTCGAGCGTGGTGACGCGAAACATGTCGCCCGCGCCCTCGGCATCGCTCGCCGTGATGATCGGCGTGTGCACGTAGACGAAACTGCGTTCCTGAAAAAACCGGTGGATCGCATACGCGAGCCGGCTGCGCACGCGGAACACCGCGCCGAAGAGATTCGAGCGCGGCCGCAAGTGTGCGATCTCGCGCAGAAACTCCAGCGAGTGGCCTTTCTTTTGCAGCGGATACGTCGCGTCGGCCTCGCCGACGACGGTGATCGACTCCGCTACCACTTCCCATTTTTGCCCCTGGCCCTGCGAGGGCACGAGCCGGCCGCGGACGCTAATCGCCGCGCCCGTGGCGAGTTTTTCGATGTGCGCGTAATCGGGCAAACTTGAGTCGGCGATGACCTGGATGCCTTTGAGGCAGGAGCCGTCGTTGAGCTCGATGAACGAGAAGGTTTTCGCGTCGCGCCGCGTGCGCACCCAGCCTTGGAGGAGAAGGGCATCGCAGGCGGCGGCGGCGGCGAGGGCGTCTTTGACGAGTGTGCGTTGCATGGTCGTTTCGCAGCAGCGAAGCGCGCGCGCCGGTGGCTGGCAAACCGAGAAGCACGGCCGCCGGGCGTTCGTCCCACTCGCGGGAATCATCCTTCCCGCAGTGCGGACACTTCCCGCCGCGGCGGCAACGAGGCGGGCGCCGAGAAATAATTTAACAAGCTAATGAAAAGAAAGTTAGGCGATGGCTGACCGAGCTGGCACGCGCGTTGCAAAGCATGCCGTCAATCAACTCAAATTCCATGAACAAGCTCGTCTCCTTCTCCGCCGTCTCAGCCCTCGCGGCCGCTCCGGCAGCAATTCTCGTCCCGATGTTTTCGGGTGAGCCCACTTGGCTGCTGGCCGGCGAATCGTTCGTCGCGATGTTTGCCGCCGCGGCGCTGATCTTCGGCTTTTGCGCCGACTACGCGACGGAGCGGCGTCCGCTCGAAGCGCCGCCGCGCGCGGCGGCACCGCTCCGCCGACGCAACGCTTACACGTTTCGCCGCGGGGCGGAGGTGGCGCAGCTCGCGGCACCCGCGTCGTCACCGCTCGGCCGCCGCGCCTTGGCTTCGATGGCCGGATAAGCCGGAAAGAGCGGCGGGGCTCAGTGCGGATTCGCGTCGCGCGAGACGTCGTCGGCCGCGTTACCTGGCAACGCTTTCGCCGGCGCCGGCACGATGACGGAGGCGAGCATCGAGAGTCCCAGCACGCCGCCGATCACCGCGAGCGAAACCGCGGTGGGGATGACGACCCAGTGCTCAATCAACATTTTGACGCCAATGAAGGTCAGGATCGCAGCGAGCCCGATTTTCAGGAAACGGAAGAGTTGCATCACACCGTGGATGGCAAAGTAGAGGGAACGCAGCCCGAGGATCGCGAAGATGTTTGAGGTGAGGGCGATGAAGCCGCTCTTCGTGATCGCGAGCACCGCCGGGATGGAGTCGAGCGCGAACATCACGTCGGACGTTTCGACCACGAGCAGGACGATGAACAGCGGCGTGGCCGCCAGCCGCCCTTCATGTCGCACGAAGAAGTTTTTCCCGTGGGCCTCGGGCGCGACCGGGAAGAACCGGCGGAAGAGGCGCACCACGCGATTGCGTTCGGGGTGCACCTCCGTCTCGCCGCTGCCGGGCAGCGCCAGCTTGATGCCGGTGTAAACGAGAAACGCGCCAAACCCATACAGCACCCAATGAAAACGTGCGATGACCCCGACGCCCACGAGAATGAAAATCGCCCGCATCACGACGGCGCCGATGATGCCCCAGAACAGCACGCGATGCTGGAAGCGCGGCTCCACGCGGAAGTAGGCGAAGATGAGGATGAACACGAAAACGTTGTCCATGCTCAGGCACAATTCGACCAGATAGGCGGAGAGAAACTGCTGGCCGGCTTCCGCGCCGCGCCACCACCACACCACCGCGCCGAACGCGATCGCGAGGGCGGCCCACACGCCGCACCAAGCGAGCGCTTCCTTCATTTTCACGACGTGCGGCTGGCGTTGGAAAACGCCGAGATCGATCGCCAGCAGTGCGATGATGAGCGCGAAAAACCCCACCCAGGCCCAGGCAGGCAATGCGGCGACAACTCCGAGGATCGGCGTCATGGAAACCGGGAGTGTGCTGGCGGCCGCGGGCGGCGGGCAAGCGTGGAGCGCCGGCGGCAAACCCTTTGACACGGATTTGCCGGGCCGTTGATTGGGCGGCTTTCCATGAAACGGCTACTGCTTCTGCTGCCTCTCCTGCTGGGCCTTGCGCTCGCGGCGCCTTTTGCCGCGGCTCAATCCGCCGATCCCGCGGCCGCCGCCGCACCGGCGACCAGCGCGCCGGCGACTCCGGCGCCCGCTCCGGGGAGCGCGGTTGCCGCCCACGATGCGACGACGGCGGCCGCGGCGGCAGTGGTGGTGCGTCCCGCCCGGCGGCCGCCCGATTTCCTCGAGCACCTCGTGGACGCGATCCTCGACTTGTTCAATGTCCGCAGCAGCGGCAACACGATCGCCCACTATGTCATCGCGGGGCTGTTGCTGATCGGTTCCTTCCTGTTGCGCCGCGTGGTGACGGATTTGATTTTCCATCATCTCAAGAAGGTCGCGGCGCGGACGAAGACGACGCTCGACGACAAGCTTTTCCCGGCGCTCGAGACGCCGACTGCCACGCTCATCAGTGTGGCCGGCATGGTGGCGGCGTTGAAGGTGTTGAAGCTGAGCGTGGCGACCGACAACACGATTGGCTATGCGTCGACGATTGCGTTTTCGCTCGTGATTTTGTGGGGCGTGCTCCGCGCGTTCAACGCGGTGCTGGACCACGCGCGCGAGATCGCGTTGCAGCGGCAACTGGGCATCGCGGCGTTTCTGCCGTGGATCAAGAAGACGCTGCTGGCGGTGTTCGGTGTGTTTGGTGCGCTGCTCATCATCCAGAGCCTGGGCTACGATGTGAAGACGTTGCTCGCCGGTCTTGGGCTCGGCGGTCTGGCGTTTGCGCTCGCGGCGCAAGACACGCTCGCGAACGTGTTCGGGTCCGTCGTGGTGGCGACCGATCAGCCGTTCAAGATCGGCGAATTCGTGAAGATTGGTAACAATCTGGGCCTCGTCGAAGACATCGGGCTGCGGTCCACGCGGCTGCGGGCCGCCGACAAATCGCTGGTCGTGATTCCGAACAAGAGCGTGGCGAGCGAAGCGATCACGAACCTGTCGCGGTTTACGCAGCGGCGTTTTGAGCAGGTGATCGGACTGACCTACGATACGCGGCCGGAACAGATGGAGGCGATCATCGCGGAAGTGCGTCGGCTGATTTTGGCGGAGGCCGAGATCGATCCGGCGTCGGTCATGGTTTTCTTTCGCGATTTCAATGCCTCGTCGCTGGACCTGTGGATCGTTTACATGACGAAGTCGCCGGACTTCGCGAAAGCGATGGCGTTAAAACAGCGGCTGAATCTGGCATTCATGCGCGCGGTTTACGCGGAAGGGTTGTCGTTCGCGTTTCCGACGCAGACCGTCGTGCTCGACGGTCCGGTGGCGCGGCAGCTCGCGGAGCCGCGCGGGGCGCTGCCGCCTCCGACCGCAGGTTAGGACGTGTCGGTTGGCGGGGAGGGAGCGGTCGGGCGTCGGATGGTCCAGCATTAGTATTTTTCTTCACGACCGGTGCGTTTCCCGGTGCCGATCGGGTTCTCGCCGGTTTTTTCGCTTCGCTCGGGAAGGGCGGATTCGCCAGCGGAGGCGGAGAAGCGCGCAAAATGTTGGGGGAAGATTTGACGAGGTGAGGCCGAACGGAGGCGGGGAGGTGGCGGGGGAACGGGGTGTTCAGGGTTCCGGCAACGCTTCCTAATTAATGAGGTGTATCCCCTACGCCTCGTTGACCGGCCGAGGTCACGGTTGATAATGCGCGGCGGAGTTTCTTCTGTGCACCCCTCGCTGAGAACGATCCGCCGGTTTTCTGAATTAAGGGGCGGTGCCTTGGCTGCGTTCGGGTTGATTACGCTGTTTTCGGTTCAGCTTCGGGCACAGACGGCGGTCTATTGGGACACGAACGGCGCGACGGCAGGCTCCAGCGGCGGCACCACGGCGGCGGGCACTTGGGATCAAAACACCACCTCGAACTGGACGACGGACCAGACGGGAACTTCTGCGACGGCGACGTGGCAAACGCTGAGTGCGGGCAATGGGCAGGCGACTTTTTCGGCGGGCGCGAATGCGACCGATCCTTACGTCGTGACGGTGAGCGGTGGCGTCACGGGCGTCGCCGGGCTCACGTTTGAGGAAGGCACGGTCACCATCAGCGGCAGCACGCTGACGCTGGGCGCGACGTCAGAATTCAATACCGGCGCGAACAACGCCACCATCACCTCGATTATCGGCGGCTCCGGGTTGGGCGTGGCCAAGACTGGCACGGGCACCCTGACGCTGGGTGGAGCGAATACGTTTTCCGGCGGGTTGACGATCAAGGCAGGGACGGTCGTCGGCGCAACCAACGCCGGTGCTTTCGGTGCAGGGGCGATCACGCTGGGTGATTCCGCGGGCAGCGCCGATGCGTCGCTCAGCGGCGGTTTGGCGGGGCCGTTCACGAATGCCATTAACGTCGTCAGCGGAAGCACGGGCACGCTCAGCATCACCAACACCATCAGCACCACTTTCAGCGGCGCGATCACGCTCGCCAACAACCTCACGCTCGCGCCCATCACCACCCGGTCGCTGACGTTGAGCGGAGGCGTTACCGGGACGGGCAATCTCATCGTGAACAGTTCCGGCTCCTCCGCCGCCGTCACCTTCTCCACCAACACCGTCAACAACGCCGGCACGATTACCAATCAGGGCACCAACACCGGCACGACGACCATCAGTGGCGGCGTCGGCTCAAACGTCACGACGATCACGGAGAACAGCACGACGTCAGCCCTCACGATCAGCGCAAACGCACTAAATGTGAACAGTGGCGGCACGACGTTGATCAACAGCGCCGGCACGAAGAAGCTCACGGTGTCGGCGGGCGTGACCGGCACGGGCGATTTGATTCTGCACAACGACAGTGCCACGGCGAGCGGCGTCACCCTTACCACAAATGCGGTGAATAACGTGGGCCGAATCGTGAATGCCGGCACCGGCAGCGGCACCGCGACCGTTACCGGCGGAGTGGGCTCGAATGTCACCGGCGTCACCGAGAACAGCACCACCTCCGCACTCACCATCAGCACCGGCGCGGTGACTGTGAACAGCGGCGGCACGACGTTGACCAATCAGAACGCCAGCGGCAGCGCCTTGTTGACCGTGTCGGGCGGCACGACGGGCACGGGCGATCTCGTGGTGAAGAACAACAGCGCGATCAACAACGGCATCACCCTCTCGGGCACGAGCGTGAATCACACCGGCACGATTACGAATTCGGGCACAGGTTCAGCGGCGGCACTCATCAGTGCGGTGATCGGCACGAACGTCACGGGCGTGGTCCAGGATAGCGCGACTTCGCAGCTCACGCTCAGCGGCGCCAATACGTTTTCGGGCGGCGTCACCATCAAGTCGGGCACGGCCAGCGGGACCGTCGCGGCGGCGTTCGGGACGGGGGCCATCACGCTCGGCAATACCAGCGGCAGCGCGGATGCGACATTGAACGGTGGCGTCGCTGGCACCGTAACCAATCCGATCAACGTCGCCGCGGGCAGTAGCGGCACGCTCAGCATCAGCAATACCGCCAGTGTCACTTTCAGCGGCGCGATCACGCTCAATAATCACCTCACCTTCGCGTCCGGGGCGAATCGTTCGCTCACGCTGAGCGGCGGCATCACCGGCACGGGCAACCTCATCGTCAACGGCGGCGGCACGTCTTCCAGCAACACGTTTTCGGTCAACCCGGTGAACAACGTGGGCACGATCACCAATCAAGGGACCAACACGGGCACGACGACGATCAGCGGCGGCGTCGGTTCCAACGTCACGGCGATCACTGAGAACAGCTCCACCTCCGCCGTCACGATCAGCACGAACGCGCTCAATGTGAACAGCGGCGGCACGACCTTGACGAACGCCGCCGGCACCAAACTTTTCACTGTCTCGGGCGGCACGGCGGGGACGGGTGATCTCTTCTTGCGGAACAACAGCGCAACAAGCAACGGCGTCACGTTGTCCACGACCTCCGTCAACCATTCGGGCGGCATCACCAACTCCGGCAGCGGCAGCGGCAACACGCTCATCAGCGCGGTGATCGGTACCAACGTCACGGGCGTCGTGCAAAACAGCGCGACTTCGCAGCTCAACCTCAGCGGTGCCAATACGTTCACCGGCGATCTCACGATCAAGTCTGGCACGGTCAGCGGTCTCACCAGTGCCTCGGCGTTGGGCGCCGGCAAGGTGACGATCGGCGACAGCGCAGGCAGCGCCGACGCGATGCTGAACGGCGGTCTCGCGGGCACGTTTGCCAATCCGATCACTGTCGCCGCGGGGAGCACCGGCACGCTCTCCATCGCGAACACCGCCAATTCAACGTTCAGCGGGCCGATCACGCTCAATAACCATCTCACGCTCGCTTCGGGTGCGAATCGCGCCCTGACGCTGAGCGGCGGCATCACCGGCGCGGGCAACATCATCGTCAACGGCGGCGGCACGAGTTCCAGCAACACATTTTCGGTCAACCCGGTGAACAACGTGGGCACGATCACCAATCAAGGGACCAACACGGGCACGACCACGATCAGTGGCGGCGTCGGTTCCAACGTCACCGCGATCACCGAGAACAGCACCACCTCCGCTCTCACGATCAGCACGAACGCGCTCAATGTGAACAGCGGCGGCACGACCTTGACGAACGCCGCCGGCACCAAACTTTTCACTGTCGCGGGCGGCACGGCGGGCACCGGTGATCTCGTGTTGCACAACGACAGCGCAACGAGCAACGGGCTCACGCTGTCCGGCACCGCCGTCAATCACAGTGGCGGCATAACCAATTCT harbors:
- a CDS encoding mechanosensitive ion channel family protein translates to MKRLLLLLPLLLGLALAAPFAAAQSADPAAAAAPATSAPATPAPAPGSAVAAHDATTAAAAAVVVRPARRPPDFLEHLVDAILDLFNVRSSGNTIAHYVIAGLLLIGSFLLRRVVTDLIFHHLKKVAARTKTTLDDKLFPALETPTATLISVAGMVAALKVLKLSVATDNTIGYASTIAFSLVILWGVLRAFNAVLDHAREIALQRQLGIAAFLPWIKKTLLAVFGVFGALLIIQSLGYDVKTLLAGLGLGGLAFALAAQDTLANVFGSVVVATDQPFKIGEFVKIGNNLGLVEDIGLRSTRLRAADKSLVVIPNKSVASEAITNLSRFTQRRFEQVIGLTYDTRPEQMEAIIAEVRRLILAEAEIDPASVMVFFRDFNASSLDLWIVYMTKSPDFAKAMALKQRLNLAFMRAVYAEGLSFAFPTQTVVLDGPVARQLAEPRGALPPPTAG
- a CDS encoding TerC family protein is translated as MTPILGVVAALPAWAWVGFFALIIALLAIDLGVFQRQPHVVKMKEALAWCGVWAALAIAFGAVVWWWRGAEAGQQFLSAYLVELCLSMDNVFVFILIFAYFRVEPRFQHRVLFWGIIGAVVMRAIFILVGVGVIARFHWVLYGFGAFLVYTGIKLALPGSGETEVHPERNRVVRLFRRFFPVAPEAHGKNFFVRHEGRLAATPLFIVLLVVETSDVMFALDSIPAVLAITKSGFIALTSNIFAILGLRSLYFAIHGVMQLFRFLKIGLAAILTFIGVKMLIEHWVVIPTAVSLAVIGGVLGLSMLASVIVPAPAKALPGNAADDVSRDANPH
- the asnS gene encoding asparagine--tRNA ligase, with the protein product MQRTLVKDALAAAAACDALLLQGWVRTRRDAKTFSFIELNDGSCLKGIQVIADSSLPDYAHIEKLATGAAISVRGRLVPSQGQGQKWEVVAESITVVGEADATYPLQKKGHSLEFLREIAHLRPRSNLFGAVFRVRSRLAYAIHRFFQERSFVYVHTPIITASDAEGAGDMFRVTTLDLEAPPKDADGRVDATQDFFGKKTFLTVSGQLEAEIFACALSNVYTFGPTFRAENSNTSRHAAEFWMIEPEVAFCDLDGDMTLAEEFVKYLIRDVREHCAADLEFFGKFVDKELLPRLDFVLEKPFVRCSYTEAVELLEKSGRTWEHPVAWGANLQAEHERFLTEEHFKCPVTVYNYPRAIKAFYMRANDDCAPGRETVAAMDLLVPGIGEIIGGSQREERLEKLRAGMALHHLDEKSYAWYLDLRRYGTVPHAGFGLGFERMLMFVTGVGNIRDVIPFARTPGTAEF